Below is a window of Methanoculleus sp. SDB DNA.
AGTACGGGGAATTATCATCCCGGATCGCCCGGCACGGTTCCCCAAGGATTATCACGACGAAGACGGACCCGTTCAGGTACCTGATGATCGATGACGTACGTTCACGGCTTTTCGGATAACGAGGCATCGCGGCTTCGGCCCGCGGTATCAACTCTCTCTCCCCTGTCTCCAGCTTCCTGATCCGTTCATCGCTGCCTGAATGGTGTCGTCCCGTTCCTCCCGTACCATGCACCGTGTTTCCGCCACGCGGTGAAATTTATATATAGAAACAGATTCCTTGTTGATTCGGTGAGGAATGATGGTACATGGTAAATTTGAAGTCTTTGTTGACCGGGCAGGCGCCTTCCGGTTCCATCTCAAGGCGCCGAACGGTTTGATCATCGCGCAGAGTCAGGGATATTCGACCAAAGCAGCCTGCATGAAGGGTATAGAGAGCATCAGGACAAATGCTCCGCAGGCAGAGATTGTCGAGCTGTCCGCTGCCCCCGAGTAATCACACCGCCCCTTTTTTTTCCCGGCCCGGGTTGCTGAGCTGCAGAAGGCACCCGGATACCGGACCGGTGTACGAGGCGCAATCAGGCAAGGGAATTTATCCTTGGGCGTGCATTCGATAACCGTCCATGCCATTTTCCCATCGCCTCGCATGCGACATTCCCGTCTCTCTCACCCGGCACGTCGACGTGATCGGGGACGTGGCGGTTGTGGCGCTTCCGCCCGGGACAGAAAAGTACGGCGAGAGCGTCGTCGCCGCGATACGTGCCCGGCGGCCGCATATCCATACGGTACTTGCGAAAATCTCTCGTGTGACGGGAGAACGGCGTATTGCCCGGTATGAGGTGCTCGCGGGAGGGGATACCCGGACCATCCACCGCGAATACGGGTTCATGTACCGCCTCGATGTCGGATCCGTGTTTTTCACTCCCCGTCTCGCATCGGAGCGGCAGCGCGTGACGTCCCAGGTGGTGCCGGGCGAGCGCGTGCTCGTGCCTTTTGCAGGCGCCGGACCGTTCGTGATCCCCGCTGCCTTCAGGGGTGCGGATGTTGTTGCGATAGAGAAAAATGCCGATGCATGCCGTTATCTCAGGGAAAATACAAGGCTGAACGGAGTGGAAGGCGCCGTTTCAGTCCTCCGGGCCGATGTCCGTGACTGTATCGCGATCCTCGGGAAGAATCCGCCGTTCGATCGCGCCATTGTCCCCACCCCCTACGGCTGGGATGAGAGTCCCGTGTCGATTGCTCCCCTGATAAGGGCAGAAGGGATGCTGCATTTCTACACGTTTGCTCCCCGGCGGGATGTGGCTTCGGCCTGCGAAAATCTCTGCCGTGCCGGTTTTTCGGTGGTATCGTGCCGGCGGTGTGGTCATGTTGCGCCGGGAGTGAGCAGGTGGGTGTTTGATCTCTCGGTCCCGCCCCTCTCCCGGTTATCGTCAGGAAGGGCAGAGGTTATCAGCCCTGTTCACCGACCATACATGCAGGAATCCGTATGAATCGTATCCTCTCACTCCTGCTTCTCGTGGGTATCGCCACAGCCGTCTGCACCGGCTGCGTGGGTGATCCGGACCGCCCCGGAGGCCCGGTGCAGGATCGCGACAGGGTGTCACAGACACTTGAACACAGCGGGATATGCGTTCCCCCGGGGAATGACGGTGGAGATGATGCCTCCTGCGGGGCGATCCCTGACAGTTTCTCCCCGCGCTCCTCACTCCTTTCATACCACCGTTCCTTCTGAATGTGATGGTATTAGGGAAGGGGGCGTACCTCAGGCAGGTCACCGCGGGCATGAAGATGGCATCGGTGGAGGTGGGAAAAGAGCTTGACGGCAGCTCCCCTCCGTCGGTTTTCATCGGGAGCTGGGACTACCCGAACGTCTTTGCCGGTCCGATGGTTGTCCCGGTTCACGGGGACACGAGCATCATGGATACGCCGGAGTCATGGATTCCCGCCAACACCACACAGGAGGAGATCATCGGATACCGCCTGAACCTGGTGCGGGGAAAACGACGCGTTTGCGTGACCAATGTCGAAAGCAGCTTCGTGGAAAAACTGCAGGAGATATCCCTCTCCGAGACATCGCTCCGGAGCGAAGTCGATTTTAAAAGTTCGCCTTCCGGAGCATCGTTTTCCGGAGAACACACACCTTACGGCCCGAGTGCCCCCATGGAGCGTTTTGACATTGAGGGCGGGTCATGGAACCGTGATCTGGAGAAGGTCTATTATGACACCGATCTCACGGCATCCGAGGCGATTGTCAATCTCCACCGAAAGGACGTCCCCTTTTCCGTGATGCAGAAAGCCCTTTCAACCGGGTCGATGGGCACGGGCCGGGCGCGGCGGCTCGTTCCCACACGGTGGTCCATTACCGCGTGCGACACGACGATCGGAAACGCTCTCCTGCAGAAGGTTGCTGCAAACCCGATCATCGATACCGTCCGGGTCCATGAATTCGACAGCCTCCATAACCATTATGCCGTGCTCCTCCTCCCCACCGGGTGGCAGTACGAGTGGATGGAAGCGTTCCTCAAAATTATCGGGAACGAAGAGCTGATCTTTGCAGACCACGAGGGGCACCGGGGGAAGCACGAATACTCACGGGTGGGCGGGTGCTACTACTCGTGCAGGATGGCGGTGCTCGAGGCGCTCCATCGGGAGGGAATACAGGCGGGAGCCATCATTCTCAGGGAGGCATACCGGGGCTATGTACCGCTGGGCGTCTTCAACGTCCGGGAGAATGTGCGGCATGCACTCCTCGGGGCTCCGCGGGAGTTCGAGGACGTCAAATCGGCCCTCTCGGATATCAGGACCCGGCTCGACCTCCCCCTTGCACGGTTTATCGAGGAGAGCACGCTTCTTTGCGATGTAATGCGGGGCGGGCAGATGCGGCTCAGCAACTTCATGCGGGCACCGTGACGGGCCCGGAGTGCCCGGGAGAACCCTGCTGTCACGGGCGGGGCTCCCGGGCGTTGCCCGGTGCGGCCGGAGGTGGGAATGCCGGGAAAGGAATATGCATCAGCCGGGCTCCTTTTCGTTTAAACTTCAAGAATATTCGTAGTCTTCCATGATTATAAATAACTATACGCGCTATTCAGAGGTATGAGTAAACGTTACCTCATACCACTCGTCCTTATCTGTTGCATCCTGGCGGCGGGATGCCTCTCCGGTAATGAATTGAGCGGTGAAACACACGGTTCGAGGGCCATCTTTGACAGCGATGACGTTGCCGTTCAGGAAAAAGGTGCATATCAGGGAATGAGTGCCCCGGCTCCTGCGGCGGCTTCTGTCCCGGCAACTGCCGCCGACGGCAGCTTTGACCAGAAACTGATACAAACGGGCTCAATAAGCCTCGAAGTCGGGAACGTTGCTGATTCCATGGCAACCCTCAAAAGCATTGCAGAAGGCCGGGGCGGGTATCTTTCGTCCTCGAATCTCTACCGGGGATCGTCGGATCGCCTTTCGGCAACCGTAACGGTCCGGGTCCCCGGTTCGGCATTCGACGGCACGCTTTCGGAGATCCGGACACTCGGAAAGATTCTTTCGGAGTCGATGAATTCGCAGGACGTGACGGAAGAGTACATCGACCTCACCGCCCAGAAGGAAGCGAAACAGCATCAGCTCGATCAGTACAACAGGATTATCGAAAAGGCTGAGAAAGTCGAGGATGTCCTGAAAGTCCAGGTGGAGATCGAGCGCGTACAGGTCGACCTGGACCGGCTCGAGGGAAGGCTCAGGTATCTTGATAACCGGGTGGATCTCGCCACCATTTCGGTGAACCTGCAGGAACCGGCTCCCATCGGGGGAGATGCGGGCCACAGTTTCATAAAGGTAATTAATCAGGGAATCGAGGGTTTCCTCTTCATGGTCGACGCGCTCATTATTCTCTTCTTCAGCGTTCTCCCGCTGATCATTCTCGGGCTCCTCGGGTTCGGGATATACCGGTGGAGGAAGCAGGGGAAGGCCGCGATCATTCCTCAGGAAAAAACAGCTGAAGCAGCACAACCTGAAGAAGAAAATAAATAATCCTTCTTTTCGGAGTGTTCATTTGCTCCGGCTGCGAATACGAATTCCTTCTGTTTATGACCTGCCGGGGGAATTTTTGAAATGATTATCCGGTGAGATGAGGGTATCACGATAATCCCCCGCCGGACCCGCTGAAAGAACGGGAAAACATCAATATTCCCTGCCCCGAAACGCACTGTCATGGACCCGCTGCCGAGCGCCCGAAAAACCTTCACGTCATTTGGGCGTGTACTCCCCATCATCATCGGCGTGCTGCTGCTGATCAGTCTGGTGAATGCCACGATTCCCGCTGAAACATACGCCGGGCTTTTTACCGGCAATCTCCTCATCGATCCCGTGCTCGGAGCGGCATTCGGCAGCATCGCCGCCGGGAATCCCATCACGAGCTACATTATTGGCGGAGAGCTCATAGCCGCCCATATCAGCCTGACGGCGGTGACGGCGTTCATTCTCGCCTGGGTGACAGTAGGAATGATCTCCCTCCCTGCGGAGATGGATCTTCTCGGGAAACGGTTCGCCGTTACCAGAAATCTGCTCTCATTTTTCTTTTCCATCCTGATCGCACTGCTCGTGGAAGTCACGCTGAACACATTCGGGGTGTCGCTGTGAAGAAGGAACAGAAGAATTCCGGTTCGAGCTACTATTTCTTCGCCACTGTCATCGCCGTCTACGTGATTGCCGGACTCCTTAAACCCTCTGCGGTGTTCAGGGCGCTTGGGATTTTCACCGACATCCTGCTCCGTATCGCCCCTGTGCTGGTTCTGGTCTTTTTCCTCCTGTTTCTCACCGATCTCCTGATCAGTCCGAAGAAGATGATGAAATACATCGGGCGGGATTCGGGCGCTACCGGGTGGCTGGTGGCGATCGTCGGAGGGATCATCTCTTCGGGCCCCATTTATGTCTGGTACCCGTTTCTTGCCGATCTCCGTGCGAAGGGGATGCGACCGGCGCTGGCCGCGACCTTTCTCTACACCCGGGCGGTCAAGGTGCCCCTTCTCCCCCTGATGGTCTATTATTTCGGCGTCACTTTTACTACGGTGCTCACGGTCTATATGGTTCTCTTTGCTCTGGTAAACGGCTACTGTACCGAATGGCTGATGGAAAATCCGCCCGGGTGATGATCTCGGGGACCACCCGTGACATGATACGGTCTCTCCGTTTTTTAACGGGTTGAAAAGCAACTTTGCAGGAAAAATGATATTCCGGTTATAAACGCTATTTTATTGCAAATAGAGCTTCCATTCGCGTGCGCCGGCATCATCCGGCTGCTTTTCAAGCGGTTTGCTGAGATTGTCCGTCAGCGGACCGTTCCTGCCCTGGCCCATGATCTGGCCTTTGTTGATGTGGTACCAGGAATGAAATCCGTAGATGTAGTAATCGTTGCGCTTCTGCTCTTCGGCCTGTCGGACCGCCCCACGGATCTGTCTCTGCTCGGATTCGGGGTGGTCGTGAACGAGATATTCCAACACTGACTCACTCATTTTCCATACCTTTTGCAGTCTTGCTGGCATGCCCCGAATTATGGCAATACAAACATAAAAATATGTGCATATTATTAACTATCGATTACTATGACGGTGGCGGGGGATGCGGGTGCTGCTATTCTGAAGGCCTTAAAATTCAGACCGGGAGGGATGACTGTCACCGAGATCGCCAGGAAGATGAGGTTTAACCGGAATTCGACCGCAAAGCACCTCGAGATACTCCGGGCGGCGGGGAAGGTCGATACCCGGCAGGTTGGAACGGCAAAGGTTTATTCGCTCGCACAGCGCGTCCCCCTCTCGGCATTTCTCTGCTTTACAAGAAATATGATCCTGATCCTGGATCTGGACCTGATTGTCGTTCAGGCGAACGACCAGTACCTCGCCTTCGCCGGGTTGACGAAGCAGGAGCTGATCGGCCAGAATATCCGGGAGGGAACGCTTCCGATCATATCCACTCCCGAGGCCCTCACCATCATCGAGTCAACTCAAAAAGAGCAGGTCGTTTCCGGTATCAGCATTCAGAGGGGGAGGGAGGAATTGTATTACAGGATGGAGGTGATCCCGACAATCTTCGATAGCGGGGAGTCGGGACTGACGATTGTGCTTCAGGATTTCACCGAAAAAAAGCGCCACCTGAAGAATATGGAGTTTTTGGCGCGGACCGCCATGGAGCTCGTGGACCTTCCCCCGGAGACGGATATTTTCCGGTATATCGCCGAGCGTGTCGCGGACCTCCTGCCGGAAAGGCCGCGGTGCTGGGTGCAGTCGTTCGACGAGGTGAAGGGGGGGTTTTTCATGCGGGCTATTGCCGGCCAGGCATTCCGCGAGGAAGCCGCACAGCTGGCGGGGGGGCATGACCTTGTCGGGATGGCGTTTCCCCTTTATAAGTACTTCTCACGTGCGCCGTTTTTCTTAAATCCCTCGACCATGAAAACCATGCGGGAGTTTCGCCAGCGCCCTTTCTTCGAGGATGAGGAGGTATCATTCTACACTATCTGCATGCAGCAGTTCCCACAGGAAGTCTGTGATACGTTTCTGCAGACCTGCACCATCGCAAAGATCTACCTCACCGGTCTTGTCTGGCAGGAGCAGCTCTTTGGGGTGGTCGGGATCGGCCTCGGGCCCGACGAGGTGCTCGAGAACCGGCAGGCGATCGAGTCGTTCCTCAGGCAGGCCTCGATTGCGGTCTCCCGCAGGATGACCGAGGAGCGGTTATCACGGAGCGAGCGGCGGTTCGAAGAACTGGTCACCCTCGCCGATCAGCCTGCCGCGGTAATCGATCGGGACGGCCGGATCACGCTTCTCAATCCACGGTTCTCGGAGATGTTCGGCTATACGCGCGAGGATATACCTACCGGGGAGGAGTGGTTTTTAAGGGCGTTCCCGGACCCGGAGTACCGCAGGGAGGCGGTTTCTGCATGGGAACCGAATCTCCGGGGTACAGCGGTGCCTGCGCCGAAGGCGTTTGTGGTGCGATGCGGGAACGGGGAGGAGAAGAATGTCGTCTTCCGGTCCATTCTCCTCTCCGACGGAACGCGGGTCATTACCTGCATGGAGAAGGCCGGCGGGCGATAAGGGAGCCTGCGGTCAGCACGATGGCTGTTCCTGCCGGAATCTGATAGTATGACATGTTCGGTACTCCGTAAAAAACCGCCGCGCGATGTCACGTACCTCCTCCCGTCCGCCAATCAGCGAGGCCCGGAAAAACCGGTCCGATAGGACTGTCGGGGCTCTCTCTCCTCCGGAACAGTATCGTCCAAGCCGCCCGGGACAGCGGTGGCACCGCAAGCCGATCCCGATTCCGCTTTCCGTGACAGAGAACCAGTGGGTACGGCGATGGTGGCCTGTTCATTTCTTATATAATAATATGCACGGCATATCATGATTGCACATTAATATGGCAATATTATTATGCAAATTCTAAAATAAAAAGCAGGGTACTCTCTTTTTGGTCACAGTTCACCCGGCCCGGAGCCCTGTGACCCGGAGGGAAAAATGCAAAAATATGGCATCACCGGCGCCGCCGGCAAGGTAAACTATCTTGTCAGGAAGGCGCAGGAAAAGGCGGTTGCAGGAGATCATAAGACGGCGGTCGAGTACCTCGAAAAGGTAATCGACACGGCACCGCAGCACGCCGAAGCATACGCACTGATGGGAGATTGCTACGGGTGCATCGGCGAGCACGAACAGGCGATCGCATACTACGATCAGGCACTCCACATTGATCCTTTCCATGCGGATGCATGGTTCAATAAGGGAACGAGCCTGAGAATGGTGGGGAGAGAGGAAGAGGCAGCACAGTGCATCGAAAAATCAATCGAACTCTATCGCGGGAAATAAGGCGGCATTCAGCCGCCGAACTCCCATTTTCGATAAAAAACCTATCGTGCGAGGTCAGCACGGCTCTTTACAAATCGGCCTTAAAAATCTCTGAAATAAAAAGGATTGAGTAATTAGTGTTTTTAAGCCTCAGCCGTGATTTGAACACGGGACCTGCTGATTACAAGTCAGCCGCTCTGCCAACTAAGCCACTGAGGCGCACTATACATGTTATTCTCCTCCCTACAAAAAGATGGCGCCTTCCGGGCCTGTCGGGGGAGGGAGAAGGGATTTTCTCACCGCTCCACGCCCTCCGGCAGGCATTCCCCGAACACCCTGTCCCAGACAACCTGCCCTTTATAGAAGATTCTCCGGATGCGATGGTAGGGTATCGCGGTGGTACCGCCGGGCGCGAGGGGTGTTGAAATTTCGATGTAATCGCGGTCGAGATGGGCGATGTCGCCCCCGGAAACACCCGACTCATCTCCCGGTGCTCCGCGGTCGACGTACCTGACCTCGACCTCCGCGAAGCTGTAGGCAGGATCATGGAAGAGGCGGAGGAGGAGTTTATGGCTCGTGCGCATCGGTGTTATCTCCTTCGGGGAGGGCAGGTGCCGCCGGACCCGCGAGGCGGTGCGGTGACGGGGCAGCCATCCTGCGGATCCGCATGCCCGGGCCATCACCGAGAGAGGTGTCCGGATGGATGAATAATTACTCTTAAGAGCGCTCCCATCTATATATCAGATACGAAAAAAGCGGCATGCCCGACGCTCTCCCTTTCCGGTCCCGTGAACTGCCATGATTTCCGTCATTATCCCGACGATGAACGAAGAGGAGCATATCGGCTACTGTCTCTCCTCGCTCACTTCCCAGACCCTTCCCCGCGAACGATACCAGATTATCGTGGTCGACGGCAACTCGACCGACCGGACCCGTGAGATCGCGGAGGGAACCGCCGATCGTGTCGTTTTCCAGAAGCGGCCCGGGATCGGAGGGGCACGCCGGGACGGGGTGGACGCGGCCTCGGGCAGCCTTCTGGTCTTCACGGACGCCGACACGCTACATCGCCCCGAATGGCTTGAAACGATCGAGGAAAACATTGGCATCTGCCGCTATGACGTCTGTACCGGTCCGATTCTCTTTTACGAAAAAACTCTTCGCTCCGAGCTGCTCGCACTCTGGCGGAAGCAGTACAACCTGTTCCATCTCTTCAATTTCTACTGGCTGATAGGATCGAACATGGCGATGACCCGGGACGTCTACGATAAAATCGACGGGCACCGCGACATCTCCATTCTGGAGGATTTTGACCTTTCGGTGCGGATGTTTAAGGAAGGCGACATCAGGTGCCGGTATGATCCCCGGCAGGAGGTCTACACCTCGGCGCGCCGGATCACGAACCTCTTCACGTATCTCCTCATCTACATGTACGGGCACTATCACTACCACTTCACGCATGACTACGTGCGGCTGCTGAAATACCCCCGTTTCGATGATATGGATCTCCGGGTGATGCTCGAATTTTCCAAAATCAAGGAAGTCAACCGGAAATTCAGTGAAATTCACACGAAATTTATCAACCGCCTTGAAAGGCCGGATGTAGGAAAGGAAGGCAAATGACAGGATCGGGAATGAATGCCCTCTCGGGCGGAGGATTGAACCATGGCACAGCTCACCGTTGACATCGGCGGCAGCCCCGGAACAGACTGCCGGGGTTTCTGCAAATACTGCTATTTTAAACGCGTAAAGGGCACCGTTTCCCTCGGGTGCCGGTACTGTCTTCCGTTTTCGAAAGGATGCGAGTACTGCACGCGGGGTGTGAAGGAGGAGTATGCGGGATTCCGTAGTCTTCGGGCCGTTGCCGACGACGTGCTCGCGAACCTGCAGATGCTCGGCGATATCGACAGGATCACGATCAGCGGCGGCGGCGACCCGAGCTGCTACCCGGATTTCCGGGATCTCATCGAAATCCTCGGGAGCATGGAGATCCCCCTCCATATCGGCTATACGAGCGGCAAAGGATTCGACGATCCCGGGATTGCAGAGTTTATGGTCGAGAACGGGCTTCGCGAGGTCTCCTACACGATCTTTTCGGCGAATCCCGAACTCCGGCGTGCCTGGATGCACGACCCGACTCCCGAAGCTTCCCTCGACGTGCTCGAACGCCTCTGCGGCGCGATCGACGTTTACGCCGCTGCTGTTGTCATACCCGGTGTCAACGACGGCGAAGACCTTGTCCGGACCTGCCAATGGCTCGAAGAGCGCGGGGCAAAGGGCCTGATTCTCATGCGGTTTGCGAACGAACCGCAGCAGGGGCTTATTCTGGGCAACGCGCCGCTTGTCGAAGGGCAGCCCGTGCAGTCCGTGGAATCGTTTAAGGACCTGGTCACCCGGTTAAACGAGTCGTTTTCCATGAAGATCAGCGGCACGCCGCTCTGGGACCCGGAGATAGGCTCGCCGTTTGCGCTCCTCCATGAACCCGACCTCCTGAAAAAGCTCCCCAAAGTCACGGGCCGGGCGTCTGTTGTCACCGGTTCGGTGGCGGCGCCCTCCCTCCAGCGGATCCTGCAGATACGGGGGTATGAGGGCAGGGTGACAAGGACGGAGAAGGAGATTGCCTGCCTCATCACCATCGACGACCTCATGGCGCTGAACCCTGAAAATCTTGAAGAGACGGTCATCATCCCGGGCCGCTGTTTCGTGCACGACCGGGAAGCGGAGGAGGTGCTCTCGCAGGACGGCGTGCGGCGGCAGGTTATCCGCGGCCCGGAGACGCTCACCGCCGATGCGGAAACCTCCATGGGTATGACCCGCACCGGTGTGCTCACGATGGAGATGGAAGGCTTTGCCGACCTGATCCGCCTCATCAACCAGTACGGCAGGTAGTAGTTTTCCGTCAGGATTTGTTTCCTGACCCCCGCATCCTGATCTGCGGCCGTGTGCAGAGCGGATCGTCGCATTTGATATCGACCGCAAACTCTTCGTCCGTCATGCCTCTGTCGAATTCCGCCCGGACCGATTCACCGGCCCGGGCATCGATATACCGCAGAAGGAGTGCCGCGAGAGCATCGGCCGGCTCCTCGCCCGCCAGCAGGCACGCCTCGAGAAAGGCACGGTACAGGTCGGTTCCGACCGCGATTTCCAGACCTGACAGGTTTTCTGTCAATGGTTCTCCCCCCGAATATCCCTGCGGGTGATTGGCCGGTGCAGGGATAATTATTGCCATGGTCCCGGTCCCCGGCCTTTCAGTCAATAACAGGCGATGCTTCAGGATTGAACGGATTTGTCCGGACCGCGAGCGAGAAGAGGTACGGGTAGGTGTCCTGAAGGTGCCGCATGTACTGCAGCCACTGGGGAATGAGCATGAGATAGGCACGCTTTGCATCGACGAGCAGGTGTGCCATGTCGGCTTCCGGAAGCGAGTCCAGCCTGTCCCCCCGGTGGCCGAGCTCCTCGGATAAATGAAACATCGCCCGCAAGAGATCGGTGAAGGCTTCCTGCTCGAACAGGACCGGATTTTCGAGCAGCCGCAGGAGAAAGTCACGCTGCTCTTCGAGGCAGGTCCGCATCCCGACAAGGTCGGCCGGCGACATGACGGGGCCGGAGTCATAGCGGGCGAGGCGGGATGCGGCATGGTTGTACTCCTTCTTCGTCCATGCGGCCGTCACGAGAAGGGCGTCCCGGATCCCGTCTATCCCCTGGTCACGCCCGGCCCAGTCCCGCAGGCAGGGTGTTCCCACCATGCTGAAGAAGACGCCCACCACCATGTTGATCTTTCTGAGCCTGGCCTGCTTCTCGCGCGACGAGAGGTACATCTCGAGACCGTTTGCGACAACGCCCACAAACGTCCCGACACCGGCCACGATAAGGAGAACGGCGAGGAGCTTGCCGGCATCGGTTGCGGGCGAGATGTCGCCGTACCCGACGGTGGCGATGGTGACGATGCTGAAGTAGAAGGCGTCGACGAGCGACAGGCCTTCGAGGGCCATGAAACCGGCGACGCCTGTTACGATCACGGCGGCCAGCACGAGGATATAGATCTGCATGCGGGAGACGGCGGATGCCATGGGGAGTGTTTGGGCGGCGGGGGATGATATAGGATGGGGAAGAATGTGCCGCCGGCTTTCTGCGTTTTCGCTGCTTTCCGGGATCAGGCATCACCGGAAACCTACCGGCGGACACGATACCCATATGCCGTGAGAATGTTGATCACCTTGTCGTCCCATTCCGTACCGCTCAGCCCCTCCAGTGCCGGTTTCATCCGTTCCCAGAGCTGTCCGAGATCGTCATTATCAGCGGAGAACATTGTCTGATACATCACACGTCCGGCCCGTTTCCCCTGGGAGTCAAGAATGAGGAGGCGCCAGCAGCAGTACTCGCGGCAGATGGAGGGGCGTGTCAGGTGGACCATGCACCATCCCTTTCCTGCGGTATCGAATCTCAGGAACCGGCATGCATCCGGCAGGCCCTCGAGGCTGCTTTTGTCCTCAAAGAGGGCGATCTTGTCCGGATCGACCCGCACGGTGTCCGCATCCCCGGTATAGTGGTTGTGGATGACAAAGGTGTAGTCGCCGCAGTCTTCGATAACCCTGTGGACGTCCTGCATATGGCAGCAGCAGCTGCCGCACTGGCAGCACTTACAGGCGATGGTGATCCCTTCCCCTGGTACCGGGCGGCTGGTATACCGGCATGCTTAGTATCCGGTTGCATTCATCGCAATAATAAGATACCTGCCTGAAGATTCGTTCCGGATCCGTGCGACGATGCGAAAGCCTCAGTTCCGAATCATGTTGTACATTGTTGCACTGTTGAGAAACCGGACCGGAATATCGAATGGTTCGAGTGAGAGGTCACCGAAGGGGCGATGGAAAAATTTTCCCTTAACCGCGCCTTGCCTTGCCTAGTCTTGCCTCGCCACGAACATCGAATACTATCTTTTGATGCTATATATGTTCGATGCTCGTCGGTGTTTTCTCACTATCGCGGCAGCACCATCTCCGCCGTGCGTCTCTGGCGGCACTTCTCCCCGTTTTCGATGTAATCGTCTCGAAAAGGGACGCGCTTAAATCGCTTCTATGGTGGCCCGTAAAGGAAAGATCGCCGGCGCGCTGCTGAAGGTGGATGCGTGAAAAAATGACGGGATCTCACTGGAAATAGGTGGAAAAAGATAATAGAAATCGCAACTCAAGTTTACGGAATCCCGTCTGCTGGTCGTAAGGATTAAATATTTTAATGACAATTAGGAGCTACTGCCTTTTTAATAAAATTTATTTAACTTAATG
It encodes the following:
- a CDS encoding histidine kinase → MTVAGDAGAAILKALKFRPGGMTVTEIARKMRFNRNSTAKHLEILRAAGKVDTRQVGTAKVYSLAQRVPLSAFLCFTRNMILILDLDLIVVQANDQYLAFAGLTKQELIGQNIREGTLPIISTPEALTIIESTQKEQVVSGISIQRGREELYYRMEVIPTIFDSGESGLTIVLQDFTEKKRHLKNMEFLARTAMELVDLPPETDIFRYIAERVADLLPERPRCWVQSFDEVKGGFFMRAIAGQAFREEAAQLAGGHDLVGMAFPLYKYFSRAPFFLNPSTMKTMREFRQRPFFEDEEVSFYTICMQQFPQEVCDTFLQTCTIAKIYLTGLVWQEQLFGVVGIGLGPDEVLENRQAIESFLRQASIAVSRRMTEERLSRSERRFEELVTLADQPAAVIDRDGRITLLNPRFSEMFGYTREDIPTGEEWFLRAFPDPEYRREAVSAWEPNLRGTAVPAPKAFVVRCGNGEEKNVVFRSILLSDGTRVITCMEKAGGR
- a CDS encoding methanogenesis-associated radical SAM protein → MAQLTVDIGGSPGTDCRGFCKYCYFKRVKGTVSLGCRYCLPFSKGCEYCTRGVKEEYAGFRSLRAVADDVLANLQMLGDIDRITISGGGDPSCYPDFRDLIEILGSMEIPLHIGYTSGKGFDDPGIAEFMVENGLREVSYTIFSANPELRRAWMHDPTPEASLDVLERLCGAIDVYAAAVVIPGVNDGEDLVRTCQWLEERGAKGLILMRFANEPQQGLILGNAPLVEGQPVQSVESFKDLVTRLNESFSMKISGTPLWDPEIGSPFALLHEPDLLKKLPKVTGRASVVTGSVAAPSLQRILQIRGYEGRVTRTEKEIACLITIDDLMALNPENLEETVIIPGRCFVHDREAEEVLSQDGVRRQVIRGPETLTADAETSMGMTRTGVLTMEMEGFADLIRLINQYGR
- a CDS encoding ion transporter → MASAVSRMQIYILVLAAVIVTGVAGFMALEGLSLVDAFYFSIVTIATVGYGDISPATDAGKLLAVLLIVAGVGTFVGVVANGLEMYLSSREKQARLRKINMVVGVFFSMVGTPCLRDWAGRDQGIDGIRDALLVTAAWTKKEYNHAASRLARYDSGPVMSPADLVGMRTCLEEQRDFLLRLLENPVLFEQEAFTDLLRAMFHLSEELGHRGDRLDSLPEADMAHLLVDAKRAYLMLIPQWLQYMRHLQDTYPYLFSLAVRTNPFNPEASPVID